One genomic window of Haliotis asinina isolate JCU_RB_2024 chromosome 4, JCU_Hal_asi_v2, whole genome shotgun sequence includes the following:
- the LOC137282008 gene encoding uncharacterized protein — protein sequence MDPVQVAIKLRGLLLAHDNAVKEILTLDMQVYKLMQKMTANSSNKCIIRGEQLIQRRWVLEGVKEMFTIYRQIKWQEVQACVNAITKDASGESDTGADWNAETSFNDDDASFTELQVDSSYSEDDEDQEDFYSNDSSYDMMTLSRALSVDDCALHRHA from the exons ATGGATCCAGTTCAAGTTGCCATCAAGCTGAGAGGTCTCCTTCTTGCCCATGACAATGCAGTCAAAGAGATCTTGACCTTAG acatgcaggtgtacaagctgatgcaaaagaTGACGGCCAACTCCTCCAACAAGTGTATAATTCGAGGTGAACAGCTGATCCAGAGACGATGGGTGTTGGAAGGTGTCAAGGAGATGTTtaccatctacagacaaatcaaGTGGCAAGAGGTACAGGCCTGCGTGAATGCCATCACCAAAGATGCTTCTGGAGAAAGTGATACAGGGGCGGATTGGAATGCTGAAACTTCCTTCAATGACGATGATGCTTCTTTCACCGAACTCCAGGTCGACAGCTCATACAGTGAGGACGACGAGGACCAGGAAGACTTCTACAGCAACGACAGCAGCTACGATATGATGACTCTCAGTCGAGCTTTGTCTGTAGACGACTGTGCTCTTCATAGACACGCTTAA